Proteins encoded together in one Ciona intestinalis chromosome 1, KH, whole genome shotgun sequence window:
- the LOC100184472 gene encoding claudin-18-like, whose translation MDIKNICCFALLSVLALAFDIVAIGTKSWAVTEGPSKVGLFLICIDRRCASVLGRPIQFFVPLKAVTILLIISLLGIIISVALALCSLLKYIPKLLTTASILLLLSGFSALCGTAIFTVGMYIARNDVFMNAIFGNSKFGFSFAFAWACSGIAIVGGIFGLLIHKAKCKERTDTVR comes from the exons ATggatattaaaaatatttgctgtTTCGCCTTGCTTTCGGTATTAGCTCTTGCGTTCGATATTGTGGCAATTGGCACAAAATCATGGGCTGTCACTGAAGGACCGTCTAAAGTTGGACTCTTTCTTATTTGCATTGACCGGCGTTGCGCCTCAGTTTTAG GCAGGCCGATTCAGTTCTTTGTGCCCCTCAAGGCAGTTACAATTCTTTTAATTATTTCGTTACTCGGAATTATAATATCAGTGGCGTTGGCATTATGTAGTCTTTTGAAATATATCCCGAAGTTGTTGACAACTGCAAGCATTTTGTTATTACTGTCAG GTTTCTCAGCTCTATGTGGAACGGCTATATTCACTGTTGGAATGTACATTGCAAGAAATGATGTTTTTATGAACGCCATATTTGGAAATTCAAAATTTGGATTTAGCTTTGCATTTGCCTGGGCATGCAGTGGCATAGCTATAGTGGGTGGTATATTCGGATTACTGATCCACAAAGCAA AATGTAAAGAACGAACAGACACCGTACGTTAA
- the LOC100186967 gene encoding proline-rich protein 13-like, translating to MSGYPGAPPPPGGYPHQPPPPGSYPTAPPMGQPGYPGAPHAPAYPGAPIPPPGVGQPHVPYPGQGYPPQGMYQPPPHGVHPPPAMHHGPPGHHGHPPHGAYPAGMMVAGAHIKQGKHGKHHKHHKHGKHSSSSSSSSSSSSSSDDEYRHLPKHERKKMKKMKKAMKHGHGHKMYY from the exons atgtCGGGATACCCAGGAGCTCCTCCCCCACCTGGAGGTTACCCACACCAACCACCACCTCCAG GTTCTTACCCAACTGCCCCACCTATGGGTCAACCAGGCTACCCCGGTGCCCCACATGCACCTGCTTACCCCGGAGCCCCTATACCCCCACCAGGAGTTGGCCAGCCCCATGTACCATACCCAGGACAAGGTTACCCACCACAAGGGATGTACCAGCCCCCGCCACATGGGGTTCATCCCCCTCCCGCAATGCACCATGGCCCCCCTGGACACCATGGCCACCCACCTCATG gtGCATATCCTGCTGGTATGATGGTGGCGGGTGCACACATAAAGCAAGGCAAGCATGGAAAGCATCATAAACACCACAAACATGGGAAACATAGCAGCTCAAGCAGTAGCAGCAGCAGTTCTTCATCAAGCAGTGATGATGAATAT AGACATCTTCCTAAGCATGAacgcaaaaaaatgaaaaaaatgaagaaagcAATGAAGCATGGCCATGGACACAAGATGTATTATTAG
- the LOC100186136 gene encoding enhancer of polycomb homolog 1 isoform X1: MSKLSFRARALDATKPMPVYYKHELSDLQDYSVLNRAVPQMPSGMEKEEESEHHLQRAISAQQVYGDAKVMVIPVPEAEISLECYNNLYKKSFKLPKHYVHNQAQALNSILDQERPDYDMDSDDETWLRATNKKAGLDITALQFEEMIDRLEKSCGTQMVPLQEAKLLLKEDDEVIKAVYEYWTTKRSREKGPLVFQVRQERRDGSSTNDCYVAFRRRTEKMQTRKNRKNDESSYEKMLKLRRDLSRAVTILEMVKRREKSKREHLHLTVEVFEKRYQMKDWDGKALRAIRKESLSQRARYRPVKRKRRISTVLQNALKKKQLSALPSISKGEISNRESKVIGKKLKKKRQNLQPTTISVQASNKVDNAATRSTEFNNHTPVALTTNNRGLSYQEVVDTMTQYEYPPSSDEDVKSPLVDAHGEASDAKKLADGIFTFRRKPGCLYYAPHDIMVGDWPWMNESKFRYSLTSLSRPEKCVGFARRRMGRGGRVMLDRAHHPHTKQLEKLDIDQDHLPPTPSLQRLLQDIKQNRWKHFKPSQADRTKLPAASEGETTSDPVLPVQVTPHKTEHRVTMKVPTRTPHSKSKARQSLNSRPTLKRQLSALDKSSASFATTALLTPSTPQQSTNITRVHSSKLNSKMTNENFHPKCVTCGGIVTATPSVTNTRTTSFKCSSSETIPRTSTFHPRTTVLPATVTLTTPRGGNHPPGVPALLRISGSGAMMGNTVIYPQLADDAGKHPVTVATTPTSRRGNRSLNVALPASMLTSFKTEVSGFRATQSAPSSPKSLPHDGSNGTVLPTKRGSKTISLNVGNTVSSTIGPALSGNRITIARNKLKVGGGAVFSVALPTNKTISTAPTSGETITMVSDVNFLSKEVKANTFTESPSSDKINQISISTDTNHLAVPSTASSVVLEPLVTTNSVPVKKPKPAQPMEVT; the protein is encoded by the exons ATGAGTAAGCTGTCTTTCAGAGCCCGTGCCTTGGATGCTACAAAGCCTATGCCCGTATATTACAAACATGAGTTATCGGACCTTCAGGATTACTCTGTTCTTAACCGGGCAGTCCCGCAAATGCCTTCTGGAATGGAAAAAGAAGAGGAATCG GAGCACCATCTTCAGCGAGCCATATCTGCACAACAAGTATATGGAGATGCAAAAGTCATGGTCATACCAGTTCCTGAAGCTGAGATATCACTGGAATGTTACAACAACTTGTATAAGAAGTCTTTTAAGTTGCCAAAGCACTATGTTCACAACCAag CACAAGCCCTCAATTCCATACTTGATCAAGAAAGACCGGATTACGACATGGATAGTGATGATGAAACTTGGCTAAGAGCAACAAACAAGAAAGCTGGGTTGGATATTACAGCTCTGCAGTTTGAAGAAATGATTGACAGATTGGAAAAATCATGTGGAACAcag ATGGTTCCACTACAAGAAGCAAAGTTGTTGCTTAAAGAAGACGATGAAGTGATAAAAGCAGTTTACGAATACTGGACCACAAAAAGATCTCGTGAGAAGGGACCTTTGGTGTttcaa GTACGGCAGGAGAGGCGAGATGGTTCATCAACTAATGATTGTTACGTTGCATTTCGTCGTCGAACAGAGAAAATGCAAACAAGAAAG aatCGCAAAAACGATGAGTCATCGTATGAAAAGATGTTAAAGTTAAGACGGGACCTGAGTCGTGCTGTGACGATACTTGAGATGGTGAAACGACGAGAGAAAAGTAAACGTGAACATCTTCATTTAACTGTGGAAGTATTTGAAAAGAG gTACCAGATGAAGGATTGGGATGGGAAAGCTCTCCGAGCGATTCGTAAAGAATCGCTGAGTCAGCGTGCTCGATACCGACCCGTAAAACGAAAACGACGAATCAGCACTGTGCTGCAGAATGCTTTAAAGAAGAAGCAATTATCTGCTTTGCCTTCTATTTCCAAAGGAGAAATTTCAAA CAGGGAGTCAAAAGTTATAGGGaagaaattaaagaaaaagcGTCAAAATTTGCAACCTACCACTATCTCAGTACAAGCTTCAAATAAAGTAGATAATGCAGCTACTCGCTCAACAGAA TTCAACAATCATACCCCGGTTGCCCTGACAACAAACAACAGAGGATTATCGTATCAAGAAGTTGTTGACACCATGACTCAGTACGAGTATCCTCCCTCAAGTGACGAAGATGTCAAAAGTCCA ctTGTTGATGCACATGGTGAAGCATCTGATGCAAAGAAACTCGCTGACGGAATTTTTACTTTCCGACGGAAACCTGGTTGCTTGTATTATGCG CCCCATGATATAATGGTTGGAGATTGGCCGTGGATGAATGAAAGTAAATTCCGATATTCACTCACTTCTTTAAGTAGACCTGAAAAATGTGTTGGATTTGCAAGGAGAAG GATGGGTCGTGGGGGTCGCGTTATGCTTGACCGAGCTCATCACCCCCATACAAAACAACTGGAGAAGTTAGACATTGACCAGGACCATCTACCACCTACACCCAGCTTACAACGTTTGTTACAAG ATATCAAACAAAATCGTTGGAAGCATTTTAAACCTTCGCAAGCTGACCGCACCAAGTTACCTGCTGCATCTGAAGGTGAAACAACCTCTGACCCAGTTTTACCCGTCCAAGTTACACCACATAAAACTGAACATAGAG TTACAATGAAAGTGCCAACCAGAACTCCTCATTCGAAATCCAAAGCAAG ACAAAGTTTGAATTCTCGACCTACTTTAAAAAGACAGTTAAGTGCGTTGGATAAATCATCAGCAAGTTTTGCAACCACAGCTCTCCTTACACCATCAACACCCCAACAATCAACCA ATATTACGAGAGTTCACAGTTCCAAGTTAAACTCAAAGATGACAAACGAGAACTTTCACCCGAAGTGCGTTACATGCGGTGGCATCGTCACAGCAACACCAAGTGTTACAAATACAAGGACtacaagttttaaatgttcaaGTTCCGAAACGATCCCACGAACTTCGACCTTTCACCCTCGAACGACCGTACTTCCTGCCACAGTAACCCTGACAACCCCACGTGGTGGAAATCACCCGCCAGGTGTTCCTGCGTTGCTGAGGATAAGTGGGTCGGGTGCCATGATGGGTAACACAGTAATTTACCCACAGTTAGCTGATGACGCAGGCAAGCACCCTGTCACTGTTGCAACCACACCAACATCAAGGAGAGGAAACAGGAGTTTAAACGTTGCGCTACCAGCAAGCATGCTTACCTCCTTTAAAACCGAGGTTTCAGGTTTCCGTGCTACTCAGTCTGCTCCAAGCTCACCTAAATCCCTCCCACATGATGGCAGCAATGGTACAGTGTTGCCTACTAAACGTGGCTCGAAGACGATCAGTTTAAATGTGGGAAACACCGTCTCCTCCACTATTGGACCAGCGTTAAGTGGCAATCGTATCACAATTGCAAGAAACAAACTGAAAGTTGGTGGTGGTGCTGTGTTTTCTGTTGCCTTGCCAACCAATAAAACCATCTCCACGGCGCCTACAAGTGGCGAAACCATTACAATGGTGAGCGATGTTAATTTTCTCAGCAAGGAGGTAAAAGCGAATACCTTCACGGAGTCACCATCCTCAGATAAGATCAACCAGATTAGTATTTCCACCGATACCAACCATTTAGCCGTGCCATCTACTGCATCTTCTGTTGTCTTAGAACCCTTGGTAACAACGAACTCCGTTCCAGTGAAAAAACCAAAACCTGCACAACCTATGGAGGTAACATGA
- the LOC100186136 gene encoding enhancer of polycomb homolog 1 isoform X2, which produces MSKLSFRARALDATKPMPVYYKHELSDLQDYSVLNRAVPQMPSGMEKEEESEHHLQRAISAQQVYGDAKVMVIPVPEAEISLECYNNLYKKSFKLPKHYVHNQAQALNSILDQERPDYDMDSDDETWLRATNKKAGLDITALQFEEMIDRLEKSCGTQMVPLQEAKLLLKEDDEVIKAVYEYWTTKRSREKGPLVFQVRQERRDGSSTNDCYVAFRRRTEKMQTRKNRKNDESSYEKMLKLRRDLSRAVTILEMVKRREKSKREHLHLTVEVFEKRYQMKDWDGKALRAIRKESLSQRARYRPVKRKRRISTVLQNALKKKQLSALPSISKGEISKESKVIGKKLKKKRQNLQPTTISVQASNKVDNAATRSTEFNNHTPVALTTNNRGLSYQEVVDTMTQYEYPPSSDEDVKSPLVDAHGEASDAKKLADGIFTFRRKPGCLYYAPHDIMVGDWPWMNESKFRYSLTSLSRPEKCVGFARRRMGRGGRVMLDRAHHPHTKQLEKLDIDQDHLPPTPSLQRLLQDIKQNRWKHFKPSQADRTKLPAASEGETTSDPVLPVQVTPHKTEHRVTMKVPTRTPHSKSKARQSLNSRPTLKRQLSALDKSSASFATTALLTPSTPQQSTNITRVHSSKLNSKMTNENFHPKCVTCGGIVTATPSVTNTRTTSFKCSSSETIPRTSTFHPRTTVLPATVTLTTPRGGNHPPGVPALLRISGSGAMMGNTVIYPQLADDAGKHPVTVATTPTSRRGNRSLNVALPASMLTSFKTEVSGFRATQSAPSSPKSLPHDGSNGTVLPTKRGSKTISLNVGNTVSSTIGPALSGNRITIARNKLKVGGGAVFSVALPTNKTISTAPTSGETITMVSDVNFLSKEVKANTFTESPSSDKINQISISTDTNHLAVPSTASSVVLEPLVTTNSVPVKKPKPAQPMEVT; this is translated from the exons ATGAGTAAGCTGTCTTTCAGAGCCCGTGCCTTGGATGCTACAAAGCCTATGCCCGTATATTACAAACATGAGTTATCGGACCTTCAGGATTACTCTGTTCTTAACCGGGCAGTCCCGCAAATGCCTTCTGGAATGGAAAAAGAAGAGGAATCG GAGCACCATCTTCAGCGAGCCATATCTGCACAACAAGTATATGGAGATGCAAAAGTCATGGTCATACCAGTTCCTGAAGCTGAGATATCACTGGAATGTTACAACAACTTGTATAAGAAGTCTTTTAAGTTGCCAAAGCACTATGTTCACAACCAag CACAAGCCCTCAATTCCATACTTGATCAAGAAAGACCGGATTACGACATGGATAGTGATGATGAAACTTGGCTAAGAGCAACAAACAAGAAAGCTGGGTTGGATATTACAGCTCTGCAGTTTGAAGAAATGATTGACAGATTGGAAAAATCATGTGGAACAcag ATGGTTCCACTACAAGAAGCAAAGTTGTTGCTTAAAGAAGACGATGAAGTGATAAAAGCAGTTTACGAATACTGGACCACAAAAAGATCTCGTGAGAAGGGACCTTTGGTGTttcaa GTACGGCAGGAGAGGCGAGATGGTTCATCAACTAATGATTGTTACGTTGCATTTCGTCGTCGAACAGAGAAAATGCAAACAAGAAAG aatCGCAAAAACGATGAGTCATCGTATGAAAAGATGTTAAAGTTAAGACGGGACCTGAGTCGTGCTGTGACGATACTTGAGATGGTGAAACGACGAGAGAAAAGTAAACGTGAACATCTTCATTTAACTGTGGAAGTATTTGAAAAGAG gTACCAGATGAAGGATTGGGATGGGAAAGCTCTCCGAGCGATTCGTAAAGAATCGCTGAGTCAGCGTGCTCGATACCGACCCGTAAAACGAAAACGACGAATCAGCACTGTGCTGCAGAATGCTTTAAAGAAGAAGCAATTATCTGCTTTGCCTTCTATTTCCAAAGGAGAAATTTCAAA GGAGTCAAAAGTTATAGGGaagaaattaaagaaaaagcGTCAAAATTTGCAACCTACCACTATCTCAGTACAAGCTTCAAATAAAGTAGATAATGCAGCTACTCGCTCAACAGAA TTCAACAATCATACCCCGGTTGCCCTGACAACAAACAACAGAGGATTATCGTATCAAGAAGTTGTTGACACCATGACTCAGTACGAGTATCCTCCCTCAAGTGACGAAGATGTCAAAAGTCCA ctTGTTGATGCACATGGTGAAGCATCTGATGCAAAGAAACTCGCTGACGGAATTTTTACTTTCCGACGGAAACCTGGTTGCTTGTATTATGCG CCCCATGATATAATGGTTGGAGATTGGCCGTGGATGAATGAAAGTAAATTCCGATATTCACTCACTTCTTTAAGTAGACCTGAAAAATGTGTTGGATTTGCAAGGAGAAG GATGGGTCGTGGGGGTCGCGTTATGCTTGACCGAGCTCATCACCCCCATACAAAACAACTGGAGAAGTTAGACATTGACCAGGACCATCTACCACCTACACCCAGCTTACAACGTTTGTTACAAG ATATCAAACAAAATCGTTGGAAGCATTTTAAACCTTCGCAAGCTGACCGCACCAAGTTACCTGCTGCATCTGAAGGTGAAACAACCTCTGACCCAGTTTTACCCGTCCAAGTTACACCACATAAAACTGAACATAGAG TTACAATGAAAGTGCCAACCAGAACTCCTCATTCGAAATCCAAAGCAAG ACAAAGTTTGAATTCTCGACCTACTTTAAAAAGACAGTTAAGTGCGTTGGATAAATCATCAGCAAGTTTTGCAACCACAGCTCTCCTTACACCATCAACACCCCAACAATCAACCA ATATTACGAGAGTTCACAGTTCCAAGTTAAACTCAAAGATGACAAACGAGAACTTTCACCCGAAGTGCGTTACATGCGGTGGCATCGTCACAGCAACACCAAGTGTTACAAATACAAGGACtacaagttttaaatgttcaaGTTCCGAAACGATCCCACGAACTTCGACCTTTCACCCTCGAACGACCGTACTTCCTGCCACAGTAACCCTGACAACCCCACGTGGTGGAAATCACCCGCCAGGTGTTCCTGCGTTGCTGAGGATAAGTGGGTCGGGTGCCATGATGGGTAACACAGTAATTTACCCACAGTTAGCTGATGACGCAGGCAAGCACCCTGTCACTGTTGCAACCACACCAACATCAAGGAGAGGAAACAGGAGTTTAAACGTTGCGCTACCAGCAAGCATGCTTACCTCCTTTAAAACCGAGGTTTCAGGTTTCCGTGCTACTCAGTCTGCTCCAAGCTCACCTAAATCCCTCCCACATGATGGCAGCAATGGTACAGTGTTGCCTACTAAACGTGGCTCGAAGACGATCAGTTTAAATGTGGGAAACACCGTCTCCTCCACTATTGGACCAGCGTTAAGTGGCAATCGTATCACAATTGCAAGAAACAAACTGAAAGTTGGTGGTGGTGCTGTGTTTTCTGTTGCCTTGCCAACCAATAAAACCATCTCCACGGCGCCTACAAGTGGCGAAACCATTACAATGGTGAGCGATGTTAATTTTCTCAGCAAGGAGGTAAAAGCGAATACCTTCACGGAGTCACCATCCTCAGATAAGATCAACCAGATTAGTATTTCCACCGATACCAACCATTTAGCCGTGCCATCTACTGCATCTTCTGTTGTCTTAGAACCCTTGGTAACAACGAACTCCGTTCCAGTGAAAAAACCAAAACCTGCACAACCTATGGAGGTAACATGA